Proteins encoded in a region of the Canis lupus dingo isolate Sandy chromosome 17, ASM325472v2, whole genome shotgun sequence genome:
- the PLEKHO1 gene encoding pleckstrin homology domain-containing family O member 1 isoform X1: MKKNHPAKRGLQDGSHPCAPPEKVGWVRKFCGKGIFREIWKNRYVVLKGDQLYISEKEVKDEKNIQEVFDLSDYEKCEELRKSKSRSKKNHSKFTLAHSKQPGNTAPNLIFLAVSPEEKESWINALNSAITRAKNRILDEVTVEEDSYLAHPTRDRAKIQHSRRPPTRGHLMAVASTSTSDGMLTLDLIQEEEPSPEERTSCADSFRVDLDKSAAQLAGSRRRADSDHVQPSSERASGLPRSWEKPDKGATYTPQAPKKLTPTEKGRCASLEEILSRRDAVPPCTNPLRPEDPPTLLPPHPAQLSRIQDLVARKLEKTQELLAEVQGLGDGKRKAKDPPWSPPDSESEQLLLETERLLGEASSNWSQAKRVLQEVRELRDLYRQMDLHSPDSHLRPAAQHSQYRKSLM, from the exons ATGAAGAAGAACCATCCCGCCAAGAGG GGGCTTCAGGATGGCAGCCACCCGTGCGCACCGCCGGAGAAGGTCGGCTGGGTCCGGAAATTCTGCGGGAAGGGGATTTTCAGGGAGATTTGGAAAAACCGTTATGTGGTGCTGAAGGGGGACCAGCTGTACATCTCGGAGAAGGAG gtaaaagatgagaaaaatattcaagagGTGTTTGACCTGAGTGACTATGAGAAGTGTGAAGAGCTCCGGAAATCCAAAAGCAGGAGCAAGAAAAATCATAGCAAGTTTACTCTTGCCCACTCCAAACAGCCCGGCAACACG GCTCCCAACCTGATCTTCCTAGCAGTGAGTCCAGAAGAGAAGGAATCATGGATCAATGCCCTCAACTCCGCTATCACCCGAGCCAAGAACCGCATCTTGGATGAG GTCACCGTGGAGGAGGATAGCTATCTCGCCCACCCCACTCGAGACAGGGCAAAAATCCAACACTCCCGCCGCCCCCCAACTCGAGGACACCTGATGGCCGTG GCCTCCACCTCTACCTCGGATGGGATGCTGACCTTGGACTTGATCCAGGAGGAGGAGCCTTCCCCTGAGGAGCGCACCTCCTGCGCCGACAGCTTCAGGGTGGACCTGGACAAGTCAGCGGCCCAGCTAGCCGGCAGCCGGCGGAGAGCAGACTCGGACCACGTCCAGCCCTCCTCGGAGCGGGCCAGCGGCCTTCCCCGGTCTTGGGAGAAGCCGGACAAAGGGGCCACCTATACCCCTCAGGCACCCAAGAAGCTGACCCCTACAGAGAAAGGCCGCTGTGCCTCCCTGGAGGAGATCCTGTCCCGGCGGGACGCTGTCCCCCCCTGCACCAACCCGCTGCGGCCCGaggacccccccaccctccttccgCCCCACCCGGCCCAGCTGTCCCGGATCCAGGACCTGGTAGCCAGGAAACTGGAAAAGACTCAGGAGCTGCTGGCAGAGGTTCAGGGCCTGGGAGACGGGAAGCGGAAGGCCAAGGACCCCCCTTGGTCTCCCCCTGATTCCGAGTCGGAACAGCTGCTGCTAGAGACAGAGCGGCTGCTGGGAGAGGCGTCGTCGAACTGGAGCCAGGCGAAGAGGGTGCTGCAGGAGGTCCGGGAGCTGAGGGACCTGTACAGACAGATGGACCTGCACAGCCCCGACTCCCACCTCAGACCAGCTGCTCAGCACAGTCAGTACCGCAAGAGCCTCATGTGA
- the PLEKHO1 gene encoding pleckstrin homology domain-containing family O member 1 isoform X2, whose protein sequence is MAVASTSTSDGMLTLDLIQEEEPSPEERTSCADSFRVDLDKSAAQLAGSRRRADSDHVQPSSERASGLPRSWEKPDKGATYTPQAPKKLTPTEKGRCASLEEILSRRDAVPPCTNPLRPEDPPTLLPPHPAQLSRIQDLVARKLEKTQELLAEVQGLGDGKRKAKDPPWSPPDSESEQLLLETERLLGEASSNWSQAKRVLQEVRELRDLYRQMDLHSPDSHLRPAAQHSQYRKSLM, encoded by the exons ATGGCCGTG GCCTCCACCTCTACCTCGGATGGGATGCTGACCTTGGACTTGATCCAGGAGGAGGAGCCTTCCCCTGAGGAGCGCACCTCCTGCGCCGACAGCTTCAGGGTGGACCTGGACAAGTCAGCGGCCCAGCTAGCCGGCAGCCGGCGGAGAGCAGACTCGGACCACGTCCAGCCCTCCTCGGAGCGGGCCAGCGGCCTTCCCCGGTCTTGGGAGAAGCCGGACAAAGGGGCCACCTATACCCCTCAGGCACCCAAGAAGCTGACCCCTACAGAGAAAGGCCGCTGTGCCTCCCTGGAGGAGATCCTGTCCCGGCGGGACGCTGTCCCCCCCTGCACCAACCCGCTGCGGCCCGaggacccccccaccctccttccgCCCCACCCGGCCCAGCTGTCCCGGATCCAGGACCTGGTAGCCAGGAAACTGGAAAAGACTCAGGAGCTGCTGGCAGAGGTTCAGGGCCTGGGAGACGGGAAGCGGAAGGCCAAGGACCCCCCTTGGTCTCCCCCTGATTCCGAGTCGGAACAGCTGCTGCTAGAGACAGAGCGGCTGCTGGGAGAGGCGTCGTCGAACTGGAGCCAGGCGAAGAGGGTGCTGCAGGAGGTCCGGGAGCTGAGGGACCTGTACAGACAGATGGACCTGCACAGCCCCGACTCCCACCTCAGACCAGCTGCTCAGCACAGTCAGTACCGCAAGAGCCTCATGTGA